From a single Lolium rigidum isolate FL_2022 chromosome 7, APGP_CSIRO_Lrig_0.1, whole genome shotgun sequence genomic region:
- the LOC124679490 gene encoding berberine bridge enzyme-like Cyn d 4 produces MAVSISVAILLTVCFVGLYVPAPSLASSSGDFLGCLSTDVPTQLVLTPGSPSFKPLLVSSIRNARFLAPATAMPPLCILTPTNASHVQAAVRCGRAHGVRLRVRSGGHDTEGLSSRSERPDVFAVVDLAKLNNVHVDPQEATAWVDAGATIGELYYAVSKAAPGLGFPAGVCPTVGVGGHFSGGGQGLMMRKYGLSADNILDASIVNADGILLQDKKAMGDDLFWAIRGGGGVSFGIVLSFKVRLVPVPPTVAYFSVTKSMDQGAVEAVTKWQTVAPALPDDLTVRVNVQQREANFQSLYLGNCSAVVATLSDRLPEINLTRADCREMSWVQYVAYIYFGDASNSTPLETLLLNRTMTLGRFYKNKSDYVREALTKDAWEKIFTWPTGAAEGQLVLEPQGGRMGSIAADDTPFPHRAGVLYNIQYLESWVGGNNTTTPSWINTIYDFMEPLVSKNPRAAYANYRDLDIGVNQVVGGLSTYESGKVWGERYFGRNFQRLAMIKRIVDAGDYFRNEQSVPPLLS; encoded by the coding sequence ATGGCGGTGTCAATCTCCGTAGCAATCCTGCTCACAGTCTGCTTCGTGGGCCTCTACGTTCCCGCCCCGTCACTGGCGTCGTCCTCGGGCGATTTCCTCGGGTGCCTATCTACGGACGTCCCTACCCAGCTGGTGCTCACGCCGGGCTCCCCGTCGTTCAAGCCGCTCCTGGTGTCGTCCATCAGGAACGCCAGGTTCCTTGCGCCGGCGACAGCGATGCCTCCGCTCTGCATCTTGACGCCCACCAACGCGTCGCACGTCCAGGCCGCCGTGCGGTGCGGACGCGCACACGGCGTGCGCCTCCGTGTGCGCAGTGGCGGGCACGACACCGAGGGCCTCTCATCTCGGTCCGAGCGTCCCGATGTGTTCGCCGTGGTCGACCTCGCCAAGCTCAACAACGTCCACGTTGACCCGCAAGAAGCCACTGCGTGGGTCGACGCAGGCGCCACGATCGGGGAGCTCTACTACGCCGTCTCGAAGGCCGCACCGGGGCTGGGCTTCCCAGCAGGGGTGTGCCCGACCGTGGGCGTGGGAGGCCACTTCAGCGGCGGTGGCCAGGGCCTGATGATGCGCAAGTACGGCCTGTCCGCCGACAACATCCTCGACGCCTCCATCGTCAACGCCGACGGGATCCTCCTGCAGGACAAGAAGGCTATGGGGGACGACCTCTTCTGGGCcatccgaggcggcggcggcgtgagctTCGGCATCGTGCTGTCGTTTAAGGTGCGGCTCGTGCCGGTCCCACCCACAGTCGCGTACTTCAGCGTCACCAAGAGCATGGACCAGGGTGCCGTCGAGGCCGTGACCAAGTGGCAGACGGTGGCGCCGGCGCTCCCCGACGACCTCACTGTGCGGGTGAACGTGCAGCAGCGTGAGGCCAACTTCCAGTCCCTGTACCTCGGCAACTGCAGCGCTGTGGTGGCCACCTTGAGCGACCGGCTCCCGGAGATCAACCTGACGCGCGCCGACTGCCGGGAGATGAGCTGGGTGCAGTACGTGGCCTACATATACTTTGGCGACGCCAGCAACAGCACGCCCCTCGAAACCCTCCTGCTCAACCGCACCATGACCCTCGGCCGCTTCTACAAGAACAAGTCCGACTACGTCAGGGAAGCCCTCACCAAGGACGCGTGGGAGAAGATCTTCACCTGGCCCACCGGCGCCGCCGAGgggcagctcgtcctcgagccgcAAGGCGGGAGGATGGGGAGCATCGCCGCCGACGACACGCCCTTCCCGCACCGCGCCGGCGTGCTCTACAACATCCAGTACCTCGAGTCCTGGGTGGGGGGTAACAACACTACTACGCCGAGCTGGATCAACACCATATACGACTTCATGGAGCCGCTGGTCAGCAAGAACCCCAGGGCCGCCTACGCCAACTACCGGGACCTCGACATCGGCGTCAACCAGGTGGTCGGCGG